One region of Flavobacterium pisciphilum genomic DNA includes:
- a CDS encoding M1 family metallopeptidase: MRRISFLLFFPAILFAQEKNTTNVRQQGKYDTNKFSQMYDLLATPNMFRTASGAPGPAYYQQQADYKIDVELDDKKAKLTGSETITYSNNSPDNLEYLWVQLDQNQAKKNTQSTLAESDKISQALPLAGFSNKYLKEGLERGFNIDYVKDAKGNPMSYTVNETMMRINLPTPLKAGEKISFSIKWWYNINNYRQDGGRSGYELFEKDGNRLYVIAQFYPRMAVYNDVEGWQNMQFWGGGEFALPFGNFDVNITVPADHVMEATGELMNRSEVFTPEQVKRYELAQKSYDKPVIIVTQAEAEATEKGFSEKKKTWKFSAKNVRDFGIATSRKFIYDAMAVKLGDRTVMAASVYPKEANPLWEETSTRVVAHTLKSYSSHTFDYPYPKAVSVSAEDQGMEYPMICWNYGRPDENGVTSKEMKNGMIGVVIHEVGHNFFPMIVNSDERQWSWMDEGLNSFLEYLAEQELDPNFPSRRGPARNIVPYMSGDQKFLEPIMSNSETIIQFGNNAYGKPATGLNILREVVMGRELFDYAFKTYANRWKFKHPTPEDFFRTMEDASAVDLDWFFRGWFYSTDFVDIGIKEVKQYYVSETATAELKNVKIKKGRFGFEKGPFVYLIDGDNQELKKSDKKALKIDEVKLLSDYVAETFTAEEKANIKAPKYFYEVEFNKPGGMIMPILVEITYEDGTKEEFKYPAQIWRKNNDTAKKVYATEKAIKSIQIDPKLLTADIDVTNNTWPKVEVKSKFD, from the coding sequence ATGAGAAGAATTTCATTTTTATTATTTTTCCCTGCTATCCTTTTTGCTCAGGAAAAAAATACCACAAATGTAAGGCAACAAGGAAAGTACGATACTAATAAATTTAGCCAAATGTATGATTTGTTGGCTACTCCGAATATGTTTCGTACAGCATCAGGGGCACCAGGCCCAGCATATTATCAGCAACAAGCCGATTATAAAATAGATGTTGAATTAGATGATAAAAAAGCAAAATTAACTGGTTCAGAAACGATCACTTATTCTAATAATTCGCCAGATAATCTAGAATATTTATGGGTGCAATTAGACCAAAATCAAGCTAAAAAAAATACACAATCTACATTGGCAGAAAGCGACAAAATTAGTCAAGCATTACCATTGGCTGGTTTTTCGAATAAATACTTAAAAGAAGGATTAGAACGAGGTTTTAATATCGATTATGTAAAAGATGCTAAGGGAAATCCAATGTCATATACTGTTAATGAAACGATGATGAGAATTAATTTGCCTACGCCATTAAAGGCAGGTGAAAAAATTTCATTTTCTATTAAGTGGTGGTATAATATCAATAATTACAGACAAGATGGAGGACGTTCAGGGTATGAATTGTTCGAAAAAGATGGAAACAGATTGTATGTAATCGCACAATTCTATCCAAGAATGGCAGTTTATAATGATGTAGAAGGCTGGCAGAATATGCAATTTTGGGGTGGAGGAGAATTTGCTTTGCCTTTTGGAAATTTTGATGTAAATATTACAGTTCCTGCAGATCACGTAATGGAAGCTACAGGAGAATTAATGAATAGAAGTGAAGTCTTTACTCCAGAACAAGTAAAAAGATATGAGTTAGCTCAAAAATCATACGATAAACCAGTTATTATTGTTACACAAGCAGAAGCAGAGGCAACAGAAAAAGGGTTTTCAGAGAAGAAAAAAACATGGAAATTCAGTGCTAAAAATGTTCGTGATTTTGGAATTGCAACTTCAAGAAAGTTCATTTACGATGCAATGGCTGTAAAACTTGGAGATAGAACAGTAATGGCAGCTTCAGTATATCCAAAAGAAGCAAATCCGCTTTGGGAGGAAACTTCAACAAGAGTAGTTGCGCATACTTTAAAAAGTTATTCTTCGCACACATTTGATTATCCTTATCCAAAAGCAGTTTCAGTTTCGGCAGAGGATCAAGGGATGGAATATCCTATGATTTGTTGGAATTATGGTCGTCCAGATGAAAATGGAGTTACTAGCAAAGAGATGAAAAACGGAATGATTGGTGTGGTGATTCACGAAGTAGGACACAACTTTTTTCCGATGATAGTAAATTCAGATGAGCGTCAATGGAGCTGGATGGACGAAGGTTTAAATTCTTTTTTAGAATATTTAGCAGAACAAGAATTAGATCCAAATTTCCCTTCAAGAAGAGGTCCTGCAAGGAATATAGTTCCTTATATGAGCGGAGATCAGAAATTCTTAGAGCCAATTATGTCTAATTCAGAAACGATTATTCAATTTGGAAATAATGCATACGGGAAACCAGCTACAGGGCTTAATATTTTAAGAGAAGTAGTTATGGGAAGAGAACTGTTTGATTATGCTTTTAAAACATACGCAAACAGATGGAAGTTTAAACACCCAACACCAGAAGATTTCTTTAGAACAATGGAAGATGCTTCGGCAGTCGACTTAGATTGGTTTTTTAGAGGCTGGTTTTACTCAACAGATTTTGTAGATATCGGAATTAAAGAGGTAAAACAATATTATGTAAGTGAAACGGCAACTGCTGAATTAAAAAATGTTAAAATCAAAAAAGGACGTTTTGGTTTTGAAAAAGGGCCTTTCGTGTATTTAATTGATGGTGATAATCAAGAGTTAAAAAAATCAGATAAAAAAGCTTTAAAAATTGATGAAGTAAAGTTATTGTCAGATTATGTAGCGGAGACTTTTACTGCAGAAGAAAAAGCAAATATAAAAGCTCCAAAATATTTTTATGAAGTTGAGTTTAATAAGCCAGGCGGAATGATTATGCCTATTCTTGTTGAAATCACGTATGAAGACGGAACAAAGGAAGAATTTAAATACCCAGCGCAAATTTGGAGAAAAAATAATGATACTGCCAAAAAAGTATATGCTACAGAAAAGGCTATAAAAAGTATTCAAATTGACCCAAAATTACTTACGGCAGATATTGATGTAACTAATAATACATGGCCAAAAGTAGAGGTAAAATCAAAATTTGATTAA
- a CDS encoding Sec-independent protein translocase subunit TatA/TatB: MFGIGGGELVFILFVVLMLFGSDKVPEIARTMGKAMAQLKNATNDIKSEIQKGAEANGFDAKTLDDMTGNINSEIEKAKTNLLGDATTQFEKTKEDIDAITGPIKRQI, encoded by the coding sequence ATGTTTGGTATAGGAGGAGGAGAATTAGTTTTCATACTATTTGTGGTACTTATGCTTTTTGGTTCAGATAAAGTGCCGGAAATTGCTCGTACAATGGGTAAAGCTATGGCGCAACTTAAGAATGCAACTAATGATATTAAAAGTGAAATCCAAAAAGGTGCAGAAGCTAACGGTTTCGATGCGAAAACTTTGGATGATATGACAGGTAATATCAATTCTGAAATAGAGAAGGCAAAAACTAATTTATTAGGAGATGCTACCACACAATTTGAGAAAACAAAAGAAGATATTGATGCCATTACAGGCCCTATAAAACGTCAGATATAA
- a CDS encoding phosphatase PAP2 family protein, with protein sequence MLEKLQELDTNLFVFLNGLGSETYDKLWLVITNQLNWTPLFLLLLYLIYKKLGTKQTLYLLLFLAILIACTDQLTNAVKYSVQRLRPCNNPDINSFIRIVQSRQSFSFFSGHAANSLAAATFLYLVLNKHFKYFGLLFLWPLIFAYSRIYLGLHYPLDILCGYLVGIIMGFLIYKLYQKAKAKYFPV encoded by the coding sequence ATGCTTGAAAAATTACAAGAATTAGACACAAATCTATTTGTATTTCTTAATGGATTAGGTTCTGAAACATATGATAAACTTTGGTTGGTAATCACTAATCAGTTAAATTGGACTCCACTTTTTTTACTATTACTTTATCTTATCTATAAAAAATTAGGGACAAAACAAACCTTGTATTTACTCTTGTTTTTGGCGATTTTAATTGCATGTACAGATCAATTAACCAATGCAGTTAAGTATAGCGTACAGCGTTTAAGACCTTGTAATAATCCTGATATCAATTCGTTTATTCGAATTGTACAATCTCGACAATCATTTAGTTTTTTCTCAGGTCATGCAGCAAATTCATTGGCAGCAGCTACGTTTTTATATTTAGTCCTTAACAAACACTTTAAGTATTTTGGACTCTTATTTTTATGGCCGTTAATTTTTGCTTATAGCCGTATTTACTTAGGATTGCATTATCCATTGGATATTCTTTGTGGTTATTTGGTAGGGATAATAATGGGATTCTTAATCTACAAACTATACCAGAAAGCAAAAGCGAAGTATTTTCCAGTTTAG
- a CDS encoding Crp/Fnr family transcriptional regulator encodes MKVSEIIRLIEENNLVEKTITIGRNEFLKVKGSIDTNIYFIEEGSLRIFVLDNYEERIIRFGYRNNIIVSIDSFLSEKPSDFYIQAIKKTVIKVIPKKGFMDFINQNEDNLKLWIKIMEDLILQQIEREKDILTSSPKERFERVLMRSPQLFQEISNRHIANYLRMSPETLSRLKKR; translated from the coding sequence ATGAAAGTTAGTGAGATAATACGCCTGATAGAGGAAAATAATCTGGTAGAAAAAACGATTACGATTGGACGTAATGAATTTCTAAAAGTCAAAGGAAGCATTGATACCAATATCTATTTTATAGAAGAGGGCAGTCTCCGAATTTTTGTACTTGACAATTATGAAGAACGTATTATTCGCTTTGGGTATAGAAACAATATTATTGTTTCTATAGATTCATTTTTATCCGAGAAGCCATCAGATTTTTATATCCAAGCCATAAAGAAAACGGTGATAAAAGTAATTCCGAAAAAGGGTTTTATGGATTTTATCAATCAAAATGAAGATAATCTCAAGCTTTGGATAAAAATCATGGAGGACTTGATTTTGCAGCAAATAGAAAGGGAGAAAGATATCCTTACTAGCTCACCTAAAGAACGTTTTGAAAGGGTTTTAATGAGAAGCCCACAACTATTTCAGGAAATTTCAAACAGACATATCGCAAATTATTTAAGGATGAGTCCTGAAACTTTGTCAAGATTAAAAAAGCGTTGA
- a CDS encoding DinB family protein encodes MKIESDVLILDLIERTRLIMNKAESLKAESDTVLNHRVSSESWSALECLEHLNLYGRFYLPEITKRIYGVTTEGAELYFKSGWLGDYFAKSMLPKEKLNAMKTFKSMNPINSKLDKTVITEFINQQIQMLELLNKAKDVSLNKTKTGISITKWIQLKLGDTFKIVIYHNQRHVMQAEKVVGSCFIE; translated from the coding sequence ATGAAAATTGAATCAGATGTTTTAATATTAGACTTAATTGAGCGTACCCGTTTGATTATGAATAAAGCTGAATCTTTGAAAGCCGAAAGCGATACAGTGCTTAATCACAGAGTAAGCTCTGAAAGTTGGAGTGCTCTAGAATGTTTGGAACACCTTAATTTGTATGGTAGGTTTTATCTTCCAGAAATTACAAAACGAATATATGGAGTGACTACTGAGGGAGCTGAATTATATTTTAAAAGCGGTTGGCTAGGAGATTATTTTGCAAAAAGCATGCTGCCAAAAGAGAAGCTCAATGCAATGAAAACCTTTAAAAGTATGAATCCGATAAATAGTAAACTTGATAAAACTGTTATTACTGAGTTTATCAATCAGCAAATTCAGATGCTAGAGTTACTTAATAAAGCTAAAGATGTGAGTCTTAATAAAACCAAAACAGGAATTAGTATCACAAAGTGGATACAGCTGAAATTAGGTGATACATTTAAGATTGTGATTTACCATAATCAGAGACATGTTATGCAAGCTGAAAAGGTAGTAGGTAGTTGTTTTATAGAATGA
- a CDS encoding phytanoyl-CoA dioxygenase family protein → MKYIDEINADGFTIIENVYNESEIEKLISIIESSTENKAEKTTFRKSEDLFAIRQFHKEIPETLDYIFNQNLKDIIQSNFGENYFITKSIYFDKPEKSNWFVAYHQDLTISVDKKIDIKNFENWTTKQNQFAVQPPKEILEKNFTIRIHIDKTTKDNGALKVINSSHSKGIYRVENMDLKNEKETICEVDKGGIMIMKPLLFHASNKTTNNERRRVIHIEFSNLELPNGLEWSEKHFIKN, encoded by the coding sequence ATGAAATATATCGACGAAATAAACGCTGATGGTTTTACGATTATAGAGAATGTTTATAACGAAAGTGAAATTGAAAAACTGATTTCAATAATTGAAAGTAGCACAGAAAACAAAGCCGAAAAAACAACTTTCAGAAAATCAGAAGATTTATTTGCGATAAGACAATTCCACAAAGAAATTCCCGAAACCCTAGATTATATTTTTAATCAAAATTTAAAGGATATTATTCAATCCAACTTTGGAGAAAATTATTTTATAACTAAATCAATATATTTTGACAAACCAGAAAAATCAAATTGGTTTGTTGCTTATCACCAAGATTTAACAATCTCTGTGGATAAAAAAATAGATATCAAGAATTTTGAAAATTGGACCACCAAGCAAAATCAATTTGCTGTGCAACCTCCAAAAGAAATTCTTGAAAAAAATTTCACAATAAGAATTCATATTGACAAAACAACAAAAGACAATGGAGCTTTAAAAGTAATTAATAGCTCCCATTCTAAAGGAATTTATAGAGTTGAAAATATGGACTTAAAAAATGAAAAGGAGACAATTTGTGAAGTCGACAAAGGTGGAATAATGATTATGAAACCATTACTTTTCCATGCTTCAAATAAAACTACTAATAACGAAAGAAGACGAGTTATTCATATTGAATTCAGTAATCTTGAACTTCCAAACGGATTAGAATGGAGCGAGAAGCATTTTATAAAAAATTAA
- a CDS encoding O-methyltransferase encodes MHFISQDLEDYIEQHSEKEPELLARLNKETYQKILLPRMLSGHFQGRVLSMLSKLIRPVNILEIGTYTGYAALSLCEGMQENGQLHTIDIKEELIDFQRKYFDQSPWGKQIFQHLGEATTIIPTIDVKFDLVFIDADKENYINYYEMIVPKMNKGGIILSDNVLWSGKVLEPLHPNDISTKILLEYNLLLKNDPRVETVLLPIRDGLTVSRVL; translated from the coding sequence ATGCATTTTATATCACAAGACCTAGAAGACTACATAGAACAACATTCTGAAAAAGAACCTGAGTTACTAGCGCGTTTAAACAAAGAGACTTACCAAAAAATACTATTGCCACGTATGCTAAGTGGGCATTTTCAAGGTCGTGTTTTAAGCATGTTATCTAAATTAATTCGCCCAGTAAACATTCTTGAAATTGGAACCTATACTGGCTATGCTGCCTTATCCCTATGCGAAGGAATGCAAGAAAACGGGCAATTACATACAATTGACATTAAAGAAGAATTAATAGATTTTCAACGAAAATATTTTGACCAATCTCCATGGGGAAAACAAATTTTCCAACATTTGGGCGAAGCCACAACCATTATCCCTACGATTGATGTAAAATTTGATTTAGTATTTATAGATGCTGATAAAGAAAACTACATTAATTACTACGAAATGATTGTTCCTAAAATGAATAAAGGCGGTATCATTTTATCTGATAATGTTTTATGGAGTGGTAAAGTTTTAGAACCATTACATCCAAATGACATTAGTACAAAGATCCTTTTAGAGTACAACCTTCTTTTAAAGAATGACCCAAGAGTAGAAACGGTTTTACTACCTATTCGAGACGGATTAACTGTTAGTAGAGTTCTTTAA
- a CDS encoding YceI family protein, giving the protein MKNLFTIGLLGLALFLCLGSAKPTFFPDDSILIINKIEIKISGKSTVGDYNCGNSLIKKDSIFLNLSKKNSISAEIPMSNFDCRNKIMTKDLQATVKTKTYPSSYVTLSEIRPCGKNYKCNLTFVITDKTLKYKDFILNTTGNKIQGTFNLNFSDIGLKPPVKMAGLIKVKDQITIDFSLYKN; this is encoded by the coding sequence ATGAAAAATTTATTTACAATTGGATTGTTGGGTTTAGCATTATTCCTCTGTTTAGGAAGTGCTAAGCCCACTTTTTTCCCTGACGATTCAATTTTAATTATTAATAAAATTGAAATTAAAATTAGTGGAAAATCAACTGTTGGAGATTATAACTGTGGTAATTCATTAATTAAGAAAGATAGCATCTTTTTAAACTTAAGTAAAAAAAATAGTATTTCGGCAGAAATTCCAATGTCTAACTTTGATTGCAGAAACAAAATAATGACCAAGGACTTGCAAGCTACAGTAAAAACAAAAACATACCCTAGTAGCTATGTAACCCTATCTGAAATTAGACCTTGTGGTAAAAACTACAAATGCAATCTTACTTTTGTAATAACAGACAAAACGCTTAAATACAAAGACTTTATATTAAATACCACTGGCAATAAAATCCAAGGAACCTTCAATTTGAATTTTTCTGATATTGGCCTTAAGCCACCCGTAAAGATGGCTGGGCTTATAAAAGTGAAAGATCAAATAACAATAGACTTTAGTTTGTATAAAAACTAA